The following coding sequences are from one Paracoccus alcaliphilus window:
- the rpsA gene encoding 30S ribosomal protein S1 — MCAKATMEEFEALLNESFEIDTPDEGSVVKGRVIAIEAGQAIIDVGYKMEGRVDLKEFANPGEEAQLAVGDEVEVYLDRVENARGEASISREKARREEAWDRLEKAYADEDRVEGAIFGRVKGGFTVDLGGAVAFLPGSQVDVRPVRDAGPLMGLKQPFQILKMDRRRGNIVVSRRAILEESRAEQRAEVIANLTEGQTVDGVVKNITEYGAFVDLGGVDGLLHVTDMAWRRVNHPSEILSIGETVKVQVIKINKDSHRISLGMKQLQADPWDTVSDKFPISSVHQGRVTNITDYGAFVELEAGVEGLVHVSEMSWTKKNVHPGKIVSTSQEVEVMVLEIDEAKRRVSLGLKQTMRNPWEVFAETHPSGTVIEGEVKNITEFGLFIGLDGDIDGMVHLSDISWDARGEDAIQDFRKGDVVKAVVQDVDIEKERISLSIKALENEHMAEAVDGVKRGSIVTVEVTAIEDGGVEVEYNGVKSFIRRSDLARDRQDQRPERFQVGDKVDARVTNIDTKTRRLGLSIKAREIAEEKEAIDQYGSSDSGASLGDILGAALNRNS, encoded by the coding sequence ATGTGCGCTAAAGCGACGATGGAGGAATTCGAAGCCCTCCTGAACGAAAGCTTCGAAATCGACACCCCCGATGAGGGCAGCGTTGTCAAAGGCCGGGTCATCGCCATCGAGGCGGGACAGGCCATCATCGACGTCGGCTACAAGATGGAAGGCCGCGTCGATCTGAAGGAATTCGCTAATCCCGGCGAAGAAGCCCAGCTGGCCGTCGGCGATGAGGTCGAGGTCTATCTGGACCGCGTCGAGAACGCCCGTGGCGAAGCCTCGATCTCGCGCGAGAAAGCCCGCCGCGAAGAGGCCTGGGACCGTCTGGAAAAAGCCTATGCCGATGAAGACCGCGTCGAAGGCGCCATCTTCGGTCGCGTCAAGGGTGGCTTCACCGTTGATCTGGGCGGCGCCGTCGCCTTCCTGCCCGGTAGCCAGGTCGATGTCCGTCCCGTGCGTGATGCCGGCCCGCTGATGGGTCTGAAGCAGCCCTTCCAGATCCTGAAAATGGATCGCCGCCGCGGCAATATCGTCGTGTCGCGCCGCGCCATTCTGGAAGAAAGCCGCGCCGAACAGCGCGCCGAGGTCATCGCCAACCTGACCGAAGGCCAGACCGTGGACGGCGTCGTCAAGAACATCACCGAATACGGCGCCTTCGTCGATCTGGGTGGTGTTGACGGGTTGCTGCACGTCACCGACATGGCATGGCGCCGCGTCAACCACCCGTCGGAAATCCTGTCGATCGGCGAGACCGTCAAGGTTCAGGTCATCAAGATCAACAAGGACAGCCACCGCATCAGCCTGGGCATGAAGCAGCTTCAGGCCGATCCGTGGGATACCGTGTCCGACAAGTTCCCGATCAGCTCGGTCCATCAGGGCCGCGTGACCAACATCACCGATTACGGCGCCTTCGTCGAGCTGGAAGCCGGTGTCGAGGGTCTGGTCCACGTTTCGGAAATGAGCTGGACCAAGAAGAACGTCCATCCGGGCAAGATCGTCTCGACCTCGCAAGAGGTTGAGGTGATGGTGCTGGAAATCGACGAAGCCAAGCGCCGCGTGTCGCTGGGTCTGAAACAGACCATGCGCAACCCGTGGGAAGTCTTTGCCGAAACCCATCCGAGCGGCACCGTCATCGAGGGCGAGGTCAAGAACATCACCGAATTCGGTCTGTTCATCGGTCTGGACGGCGATATCGACGGCATGGTTCACCTGTCGGACATCAGCTGGGATGCGCGTGGCGAAGACGCCATTCAGGACTTCCGCAAGGGCGATGTCGTCAAGGCGGTCGTGCAGGATGTCGATATCGAGAAAGAACGCATCAGCCTGTCGATCAAGGCCCTGGAAAACGAGCATATGGCCGAGGCCGTTGACGGCGTGAAGCGCGGCTCGATCGTCACCGTCGAGGTGACCGCGATCGAGGATGGCGGCGTCGAGGTGGAATATAACGGCGTCAAGTCGTTCATCCGCCGCAGCGATCTGGCCCGTGACCGTCAGGACCAGCGCCCCGAGCGTTTCCAGGTCGGCGACAAGGTCGATGCCCGCGTCACCAATATCGACACCAAGACCCGCCGTCTGGGTCTGTCGATCAAGGCACGCGAGATTGCCGAGGAAAAAGAAGCCATTGACCAGTATGGCAGCTCGGATTCGGGTGCCTCGCTGGGTGACATCCTTGGCGCTGCGCTGAACCGCAACAGCTGA
- the ihfB gene encoding integration host factor subunit beta — translation MIRSELIQKISEENPHLFRRDIERIVNTVFEEIIDAMARGDRVELRGFGAFSVKKRDARTGRNPRTGESVEVEEKHVPFFKTGKLLRDRLNGEA, via the coding sequence ATGATCCGTTCAGAACTGATCCAGAAGATCAGCGAGGAAAACCCGCATCTGTTCCGCCGAGACATCGAGCGGATCGTGAACACCGTTTTCGAGGAAATCATTGATGCGATGGCCCGGGGCGACCGGGTCGAACTGCGCGGCTTCGGGGCCTTTTCGGTTAAGAAGCGCGACGCTCGCACCGGACGCAATCCCCGGACCGGCGAATCCGTCGAGGTCGAGGAAAAGCATGTGCCCTTCTTCAAGACCGGCAAATTGCTGCGAGACCGGTTGAACGGCGAGGCCTGA
- a CDS encoding LapA family protein — protein MRLIRLSFVVLLAIILIAVALANRDIVTLNAFPANLGQYLGGQWAISLPLFLVIFLAFALGMLAGLIWEYLREAHIRREARRRSGEVQRLEQEVNHLRDRHANPRDEVLAILDQPKTARDSGAPSLPAPR, from the coding sequence ATGCGCCTGATCCGCCTGTCTTTCGTCGTCCTGCTGGCCATCATCCTGATCGCCGTCGCGCTGGCGAATCGCGATATCGTCACGCTGAACGCCTTTCCGGCGAATCTCGGGCAATATCTTGGCGGGCAATGGGCGATTTCTCTGCCGCTGTTTCTGGTCATCTTTCTGGCCTTCGCGCTGGGGATGCTGGCGGGCCTGATCTGGGAATATCTGCGCGAGGCCCATATCCGCCGCGAGGCGCGCCGCCGCTCGGGCGAGGTGCAGCGGCTGGAGCAGGAGGTCAACCATCTGCGCGACCGCCATGCCAATCCGCGCGATGAGGTTCTGGCGATCCTCGATCAGCCGAAAACCGCCCGCGACAGCGGGGCGCCCTCGCTGCCCGCGCCGCGCTAG
- a CDS encoding phosphoribosylanthranilate isomerase, producing MAQVKICGLRSAQHVAAAVGAGARYVGFVFFPKSPRAVSPAEAAALGAEVPVGVARVGLFVDPVDALLEATLAEAPLDVIQLHGQESPDRVAEVKARFGLPVMKAVGIASAGDLPALTDYGLVADMLLVDAKAPKDAVLPGGNGLAFDWRLLVGRKWLRPWLLAGGLTPDNVAEAIRLTGAPGVDVSSGVESAPGVKDADLIRAFVAGAS from the coding sequence ATGGCGCAGGTCAAGATCTGCGGCTTGCGATCCGCGCAGCATGTGGCGGCAGCCGTGGGCGCCGGCGCGCGCTATGTCGGCTTTGTCTTCTTTCCGAAATCGCCCCGCGCCGTCAGCCCGGCCGAGGCCGCCGCATTGGGGGCCGAGGTTCCGGTGGGCGTCGCCCGCGTGGGCCTGTTTGTCGATCCCGTTGATGCGCTGCTGGAGGCCACACTGGCCGAGGCGCCGCTGGACGTGATCCAGTTGCACGGTCAGGAAAGCCCCGATCGCGTGGCCGAGGTCAAGGCGCGTTTCGGCCTGCCGGTGATGAAGGCCGTCGGCATCGCCAGTGCCGGGGATCTGCCCGCGCTGACCGATTACGGGCTGGTCGCCGACATGCTGCTGGTCGATGCGAAGGCGCCCAAGGATGCCGTGCTGCCGGGCGGCAACGGGCTGGCCTTCGACTGGCGGCTGCTGGTCGGGCGCAAATGGCTGCGGCCCTGGCTGCTGGCCGGAGGGCTGACCCCGGACAACGTGGCCGAGGCGATCCGCCTGACCGGCGCGCCCGGCGTCGATGTCAGTTCAGGCGTGGAATCCGCGCCGGGCGTCAAGGATGCGGATCTGATCCGCGCTTTCGTCGCCGGGGCCTCGTGA
- a CDS encoding GNAT family N-acetyltransferase: MAVSFRDATRADVPFVVAMLADDMLGRQREAAAMESYLAAFDAMQAENGNLLIVGQDRGQVVACYQLTVISGLSLSATRRALIEGIRVADSHRGQGIGRALMADAEARARAAGCRLLQFTTNKARKDAHRFYDRAGFTASHIGYKKPL; the protein is encoded by the coding sequence ATGGCGGTCAGTTTCCGCGACGCCACCCGGGCCGATGTGCCCTTCGTCGTTGCGATGCTGGCCGATGACATGCTGGGCCGCCAGCGCGAGGCGGCGGCGATGGAAAGCTATCTGGCGGCCTTCGACGCCATGCAGGCCGAGAACGGCAACCTGCTGATCGTCGGGCAGGACCGGGGGCAGGTCGTTGCCTGTTATCAGTTGACCGTCATTTCCGGCCTGTCGCTCTCGGCCACCCGGCGCGCGCTGATCGAGGGCATTCGCGTCGCCGACAGCCATCGCGGGCAGGGTATCGGGCGGGCGCTGATGGCCGATGCCGAAGCCCGCGCAAGGGCTGCGGGTTGCAGGCTGTTGCAGTTCACCACCAACAAGGCGCGCAAGGATGCGCATCGCTTCTATGACCGGGCTGGCTTTACCGCCTCGCATATCGGCTATAAGAAGCCCCTGTAG
- the trpB gene encoding tryptophan synthase subunit beta yields MADDLANSFKTGPDEQGRFGIYGGRFVSETLMPLILDLEAEYERAKTDAGFWAEMDDLWTHYVGRPSPLYFAERLTEHLGGAKIYMKRDELNHTGAHKINNVLGQILLARRMGKTRIIAETGAGQHGVATATVCARFGLKCVVYMGATDVERQAPNVFRMRLLGAEVVPVTSGRGTLKDAMNDALRDWVTNVRDTFYCIGTVAGPHPYPAMVRDFQSIIGKEAREQILSREGRLPDTIIAAIGGGSNAMGLFFPFLDDTSVRVIGVEAGGKGVDERMEHCSSLSGGRAGVLHGNRTYLLQDDEGQILEGHSISAGLDYPGIGPEHAWLKDVGRAEYVAITDDEALAAFQLCCATEGIIPALEPSHALAHVMKIAPDLPADHLIVMNMCGRGDKDIFAVARHLGFDIQA; encoded by the coding sequence ATGGCCGATGATCTGGCAAACAGCTTCAAGACGGGCCCCGATGAGCAGGGCCGTTTCGGCATCTATGGCGGGCGCTTCGTCAGCGAGACACTGATGCCGCTGATCCTTGACCTTGAGGCGGAATACGAGCGCGCCAAGACCGATGCCGGTTTCTGGGCCGAGATGGACGATTTGTGGACCCATTATGTGGGTCGCCCCTCGCCGCTCTATTTCGCCGAGCGGCTGACCGAACATCTGGGCGGCGCGAAGATCTATATGAAGCGCGACGAGTTGAACCATACCGGCGCGCACAAGATCAACAACGTGCTGGGCCAGATCCTGCTGGCGCGGCGCATGGGCAAGACCCGGATCATCGCCGAGACAGGGGCAGGTCAGCACGGCGTGGCGACGGCGACGGTCTGCGCGCGTTTCGGGCTGAAATGCGTGGTCTATATGGGCGCGACCGATGTCGAGCGTCAGGCGCCCAACGTCTTCCGCATGCGCCTGCTGGGTGCCGAGGTGGTGCCGGTGACCAGCGGTCGCGGCACGCTGAAGGATGCGATGAACGATGCGCTGCGCGACTGGGTGACCAATGTGCGCGACACCTTCTATTGCATCGGCACGGTGGCGGGGCCGCATCCCTATCCGGCGATGGTGCGCGATTTCCAGTCGATCATCGGCAAGGAGGCCCGCGAACAGATCCTGTCGCGCGAGGGTCGTCTGCCCGACACCATCATCGCCGCGATCGGCGGCGGCTCGAACGCGATGGGGCTGTTTTTTCCCTTCCTCGACGACACCTCGGTCCGCGTCATCGGGGTCGAGGCCGGGGGCAAGGGCGTGGACGAACGGATGGAGCATTGCTCCAGCCTCTCGGGCGGGCGCGCGGGCGTGCTGCATGGCAATCGCACCTATCTGTTGCAGGACGACGAGGGGCAGATCCTTGAGGGTCATTCGATCAGCGCCGGGCTGGATTATCCCGGTATCGGTCCCGAACATGCCTGGCTGAAGGATGTGGGCCGGGCCGAATATGTCGCGATCACCGATGACGAGGCGCTGGCCGCCTTCCAACTGTGCTGCGCGACCGAAGGCATCATTCCCGCGCTGGAACCCAGCCATGCGCTGGCCCATGTGATGAAGATCGCCCCCGATCTGCCCGCTGATCACCTGATCGTGATGAACATGTGCGGACGCGGCGACAAGGATATTTTCGCCGTCGCCCGCCATCTGGGTTTCGACATTCAGGCGTGA
- a CDS encoding DUF4893 domain-containing protein, translated as MTRKPEILVAILALALTLTPAIAQSTPPPIRDDDAARLDVLNESLGQALRQAFAGGEKGELAVLADALRGTALPLDEAQAALAGDWNCRVIKLGRSLPIVAYPEFRCRADGSAFEKLTGSQRTKGEVHEYDGQLIYLGTGFVAGEVPADYADLPPETDPQSTPQFMPEVGLVEMTSPRAGRILFPRPHLESETDLLVLTR; from the coding sequence TTGACCAGAAAACCTGAGATTTTGGTTGCGATCCTCGCGCTGGCCCTGACGCTGACCCCCGCCATTGCGCAAAGCACCCCTCCGCCGATCCGCGACGATGATGCGGCGCGGCTGGACGTATTGAACGAAAGCCTTGGGCAGGCGCTGCGGCAGGCCTTTGCGGGCGGTGAGAAGGGCGAACTGGCGGTGCTGGCGGATGCGCTGCGCGGCACGGCCCTGCCGCTGGACGAGGCGCAGGCCGCGCTGGCGGGCGACTGGAATTGCCGCGTCATCAAACTGGGCCGCAGCCTGCCCATCGTCGCCTATCCCGAATTCCGGTGCCGCGCCGACGGGTCAGCCTTTGAAAAACTGACCGGATCGCAGCGGACCAAGGGCGAGGTCCATGAATATGACGGGCAGTTGATCTATCTTGGCACCGGCTTTGTCGCGGGTGAGGTGCCGGCCGATTATGCCGATCTGCCGCCCGAGACCGATCCGCAATCCACCCCGCAATTCATGCCCGAGGTGGGGCTGGTCGAGATGACATCGCCCCGCGCCGGGCGGATCCTATTTCCCCGCCCGCATCTGGAATCGGAAACCGATCTGCTGGTGCTGACCCGCTGA